In one Mustela lutreola isolate mMusLut2 chromosome 8, mMusLut2.pri, whole genome shotgun sequence genomic region, the following are encoded:
- the CLEC2A gene encoding C-type lectin domain family 2 member A — MVTPEQHDGRHDNWKPRTICKLEKCWMLYLCMCIILLIVVILVIAVFFKCPKTVECSGEWIGVRKKCFYFSSDTKNWTASEQFCLSQGSELAHIDTQEDMEFLRRHAGTFMHWIGLNRKQGESWKWTNGTIFNPWFEISGNGSFAFLNADGVHSSRGFIDIKWICSKPQF; from the exons ATGGTCACCCCAGAGCAGCATGATGGCAGGCATGATAACTGGAAACCCAGGACAA tttgcaAGTTGGAAAAATGCTGGATGTTATACCTTTGTATGTGCATCATACTTCTCATAGTGGTCATTCTTGTGATAGCAG tatttttcaaatgtcCCAAAACTGTGGAGTGTTCAGGTGAATGGATTGGAGTAAGAAAAAAGTGTTTCTATTTTTCCAGTGATACCAAAAATTGGACAGCCAGTGAACAATTTTGCCTTTCACAGGGATCAGAACTTGCTCATATTGATACACAAGAGGATATG GAGTTTTTGAGGAGACACGCAGGAACTTTTATGCACTGGATTGGATTGAACAGAAAACAAGGAGAATCTTGGAAATGGACAAATGGTACCATATTCAACCCTTG GTTTGAAATTAGTGGGAATGGATCCTTTGCTTTTCTGAATGCTGATGGAGTCCATAGTTCTAGGGGATTTATTGATATTAAGTGGATTTGCAGCAAACCTCAATTTTAA
- the KLRF2 gene encoding killer cell lectin-like receptor subfamily F member 2 isoform X1: MENEDGYMVLDYRNILKSRQRPKDFSLYPRYHCLMLVFGCIGFLIFMITLICLNFWGTDKRMDFSQKVNISRLAGNNYLCPKDWLLNQEKCYKFSISSKTWNESQHDCANLQAHLPVIQTLNELEFIQETLKPGNPGWIGLHSTSPGKQWMWINKQLFVEQNDFLMIGPTDHESCAVVTGKQVYSEDCNSKFNGICQRDAV; encoded by the exons ATGGAAAATGAAGATGGCTATATGGTATTGGATtacaggaatattttaaaatccagacAGAGGCCTAAAG ATTTCTCCCTGTATCCACGATATCATTGTCTTATGCTAGTATTTGGCTGTATTGGGTTCCTTATTTTCATGATCACACTGATTTGCCTGAACTTTTGGG GTACAGATAAAAGAATGGATTTCTcccagaaagtaaatatcagcCGTCTAGCAG GAAATAATTATTTGTGCCCAAAAGACTGGCTACTGAACCAAGAGAAATGCTACAagttttcaatttcttctaaaACTTGGAATGAGAGTCAACACGATTGTGCAAATCTACAGGCACATTTACCAGTGATCCAAACTCTGAATGAGCTG GAGTTCATACAGGAGACTTTAAAACCTGGAAATCCTGGTTGGATTGGACTACATAGTACATCCCCAGGAAAACAATGGATGTGGATAAACAAACAACTTTTTGTGGAACAAAATGA TTTTCTCATGATTGGACCAACGGATCACGAGAGCTGTGCTGTCGTAACAGGAAAGCAGGTATATTCTGAAGACTGTAACTCCAAATTTAATGGCATttgccaaagagatgctgtctgA
- the KLRF2 gene encoding killer cell lectin-like receptor subfamily F member 2 isoform X2, with amino-acid sequence MENEDGYMVLDYRNILKSRQRPKGTDKRMDFSQKVNISRLAGNNYLCPKDWLLNQEKCYKFSISSKTWNESQHDCANLQAHLPVIQTLNELEFIQETLKPGNPGWIGLHSTSPGKQWMWINKQLFVEQNDFLMIGPTDHESCAVVTGKQVYSEDCNSKFNGICQRDAV; translated from the exons ATGGAAAATGAAGATGGCTATATGGTATTGGATtacaggaatattttaaaatccagacAGAGGCCTAAAG GTACAGATAAAAGAATGGATTTCTcccagaaagtaaatatcagcCGTCTAGCAG GAAATAATTATTTGTGCCCAAAAGACTGGCTACTGAACCAAGAGAAATGCTACAagttttcaatttcttctaaaACTTGGAATGAGAGTCAACACGATTGTGCAAATCTACAGGCACATTTACCAGTGATCCAAACTCTGAATGAGCTG GAGTTCATACAGGAGACTTTAAAACCTGGAAATCCTGGTTGGATTGGACTACATAGTACATCCCCAGGAAAACAATGGATGTGGATAAACAAACAACTTTTTGTGGAACAAAATGA TTTTCTCATGATTGGACCAACGGATCACGAGAGCTGTGCTGTCGTAACAGGAAAGCAGGTATATTCTGAAGACTGTAACTCCAAATTTAATGGCATttgccaaagagatgctgtctgA